Genomic window (Aphis gossypii isolate Hap1 unplaced genomic scaffold, ASM2018417v2 Contig00717, whole genome shotgun sequence):
ttattaaaatacttatcataacatgtaatgtttaacattggataatttatttttattttttatttttatttgttatacggGCTTAGCCCTTTTTGACATtacagtgtatattttatatgatgatgaaattttacaataagacaaaactaaattaaatatatacagctTACATTAATATGAGATACAATTATCTGATgacaataaaaacttaaacattaaaacaaaaaactttaatttaaatttgtatattaaaaatttagcaaTTCGTCGAAGGAAGGTTCTGCATTGGCAGACGACATTAGGCGTCTTAAAGGCTCATTAGCCATATAGTTAGTGGTGGCGTGCGGGACATAGAAGAGGGCCTTTGAGCGGGATGgagaatctatattattatttaaaagaccCGCTAGGAATTTAAGACCTGCGACACGGCGACGTTCGGCTAAGGATGCCAAACCTAGATGAATAGCAACCGGTGTATAGTTATGAGGTGCACAAGGTATCTTAAGGATATGACTAGCATAGCGTAGGAACCGGCGCTGAACACGCTCAATTTGCCTTGCATTGTCTGCAGTATGAGGGTCCATATTCTAAAATGGGGCGCACAAGCGCACAGAAAAGTGTTTTTAATGACGATTCAAGCCGAAAATCCTTTATTAATCGGATGACTAGACCAAGGGTTTTTAAAGCTTTACAACACACGTACTCTATGTGAGCAGTTGGGTCAAGATTGCAGCTTAGCTTGAAACCAAGATCCATGACATAGTCCATAGTACGAgtaatagctatattattgATGAAGTATGGGGACATTATAGGAGAACGTGATCTAGTGAAGGTCATAATTTTGCATTTATCGAGATTAAGTGCTAAACCTAAAGTGTTGATCCAATTTGAGAATCGATCTAGGTCGGATTGAAGTTTTGTACAATCATCTGGCGTGGTTACACGCAGATATAATTTGATGTCATCAGCAAAACACAGAAATTGACAGTGATGTAGCACACGATGGaggttgtttataaataatgaaaacaatattggCGACAGATGACTCCCTTGAGGGACACCCGATGAAGCCAAGAACAGATTAGACTTAACATCAAAGACTTTAACCCATTGATACCTGTTACTAACAAAGGATCTTAGCCAAGACAGAAGAGGTTCGCCAAAACCTGATTCTTTGAGAATATGAATAAGTACATTATGGTTGACCGAATCGAAagctttttgaaaatcaatgtAGATTACATCTACTTGAGTTCGTTGTTGAAAAGAGTCGAAGACATAGTTATTGAAAACAAGATTGCATGTGGTAGTAGACCGTCTTGGGCGAAAGCCATGCTGTTCCTCGGCTAGGATAGAATTAACGGTTGGTTGAATGGCGTTTAAGACTATGtgttcaaacatttttgaaatatgcgATTGGATGGAAATAGGTCGATAAAGGGAAACAACGGAGGGGCTACCAGATTTAGGAATAGGGGTTACAGAACTGAATTTGAACATGGAAGGAAAAACGCCTTCATCAAGCGACCTTCTAAACAGAAGCCATAGCGGATAAGCAATAATAGTtcttaattcatataaaaagtGACCTGAGAGGCCATCTGGGCCAATTGACCACACATTTTCCAACGAAGATAGGCCATGCGATACATCTTCTACGCTAAACGTAGCATTATTGGGTAGATCATATGtagaaatatctatttttttggCATCAAAATCTACTCGTTTAGTAGAGTAAACTGAGGAAAAGTAGTCAGAAAAGAGATTGGCGGTCTCTTGTTCATTACTATAAGTGAGTTCGTTGTATGACACTTCCTTGGGAATACAAATCTTAGCACGGTTGTTCCTAACAAATTTCCAGAAATCATTAGGCTTAGTGCTAAGGGCTGTTTCAGTACGGAGTATAAAGTTTCggtaacatatttttgtttcatatttaAGTTTAGCCCTGAGGAGAGAGAATTCTCTATAATCATTAATGCTTAAAGAAGACTTATAGTTAATATGAgccttttttttcaaaaaaatatacttttaagatttttgGTAAACCAGGGTGGGTATGTTGATTCATTAAAAGAGACTTGGGGAACGTGATCAAGGATTGATTTATGCAATGCGtcgtataaaacatttactgCTGAGTCAAGGTCGTATTGAGAAAGTGTTGAAGACCAGTTAAATGTAGACACAAAGGAACGGATATTCCCATAATCGCCTTTGCAGAAATTGTAGAACCTGCGGCCTACCGGGAGACTAAAtggaagtaaaatatttaaagctgGGTGATATTTATCTATAGGAACTAGCGAGTCAAGCGACTTTTCAACGATTAAATCTTTATCATTGCAAAAAACTAGGTCTAGAATCGAATTGgttgagttataaatattatttttttgaaagaatCCGTTTGTTGTAAAAGATTCGGGAATACATGGGGCACGGGCAGGTGAAGAATATGAGTATACAATACCATAATCATCATTGTCCCACTTTGTTTCAGGAATATTATAATCcccacaaataataaatttgtcattAGGATAAGTATTAATCAAACATTCAATGGAAGAGACGTGAGATTCATAAATTAAAGGAGGAGGGAGAGGCGGAATATAGACACCACCAACTATGAAACTACACGAACCAATAGTAAAACGGACAAAAACATGTTCAACATTTAATTGAGGAACTTTAACATAACACGCAGGGTAATCTTTACGAATGCCAATGAGAACACCACCACGGACTACATTTGCTATTAGAATTACATCGgtcatatctaaaaatattataataataagaccaAGTTCGGAATTAGAGATATTGCTGTGTAGCCAAGTTTCTGttagtacaataaatatataatttacagatgatgcattacatttaaaattggttAACTTAGTATTAAGACCCCTACAGTTTTGGTAGAAGCCGGATAATAAAGTGGAAGCTACTAGTTGATTTGGGCGTTGGACTTTGGATCGGTTAGTCGCCGAGGGTGAACACCGTTTTTTGACCCATCAGAGATCACTTTCGGAGAACCGTTAACATACTTGATGGAAAGACCAGATTCGCCATTGCTAGTCCTATGGTCAATTTCCAAGTGACATGATCTTAGTAGTTCCCGTTGGAGTTTGGTCTTGTCCTTGACAACTCGGAATCCCTGCGTAATTGATACACCTTGGTTTTTTAACTCGGCAAAGGACATAATTAGTTTAGTTGCATCTTcttttgaagtataaataactttgaGAGGGCGGACATAATCAGAACGAGCTTTACCGAGCCGAAAATATTTGGAGCCATGAGAGGGCCCAATTGAATTTTCTTCGAGTAGTTTTTGAAAAGTTTCCTTGTCGTCTTTAATACGTTCAGCAATATTTGAAGAAAGTGACTCTGTGACACCATAGGCAAGTACATTATAAGAACATCTCTCACTCTCAAAAGTCTCCTGTAGAACTTGTGAAACGGTATTAGAAGCAATGTTAGTGGTTGAACCTGACTCAAGTTTCGCAACTTTGTCCATAAGTGAGTCAACATCATTTCTTAGCGCAGTATTTTCGGCTTTAAGGTCCGCAATTAGACATGAAAGTTTCTTAAGATCGCTTTTTAAGTCTTTGAATTGTGATGTTTGGGCGGTAGATAGCTTCTCATTGGAAGCTGTCAAGTCGTTCCGAAAAGAAAGTAGAGTCGACATCACGTCATCAATGGTTGAAGTACTTGTAACCGGTGAGAGAACTTTTGAGGAGGTAGGTTGGGTAGTAGTAGTGCGCGTACGAAGAACACGGTCAGAAGAAGAgctattaattgaattttttcctGAATTCATGACGAGTATGGATGGATTGTATTTAAGGTAGTAGAGGATGTACCAGCGTTAAAGTTACTGGGTAAAAGCAGATGGAGGTACGGTGTGTAGTGATTCGGAAACAATGGCAACTACCGTTAAAGTCTCCGTAAAACAGCTGTTTGTGGTTGTGAGAATCGAGTACAAAGTGataacaacaaaacaaaattcagtACTCACGAACAAGCTGCCCCAAGAAAACTTGAAAAGAAGCACAAAAACTGAAGTAGGTGGGCTGCATCGACTTCTAAAGCACTATGAGTTGGCATAGAATTGTTAAGTTAACAAGCGAAAGCGAAAcgcatacaaattaaattaaatttgacttGTAACGAAGACGATATGTACACAGAGATTTTATCAAAGCAGTactactattaaatttaacctttgtaaaattgttttatccgAATGCCCATTCCacactactattatattattttccttattCCCTTGTTTGATATAATGATCAATATACTCTCTCGTTAGATTATTTCTTGTTGAATTTAAACTCTGTTGTAACTGATCTAAACACGCATCTCGTAACTCCgttttacacataaatattctttttatctCTTTAACTGCTACTTGCAACTCTTTCTCAATCATAGGTCTAGCTTATTCGTCAATTGGTAGTAATAAAGGTCTACCTTCTAACTACTAACCTCAAATCTCTCAAGCTATTTGACATAGCACCAGAGATAACTACTATGCTCGTTCGTTTTACCATTGAAAATTCAAAGTCCatgattatgaatttatgtgtttcttttctaaataatataaacaattcaatattagttaattatatcctatgttacattttatatatatttattgattattatattatacttatttttatattattgttattatttattatttttttttttttacgaataataatgaattattaatattaatattatattaacgtgGTGATGATGGTGCGCTAAATGGTACTTCATCATATATTTCTGAAGCAAAATTTCCCCTTCTTACATTTCGTATTTGTGATCTATAGTTAGCCAATCTTCTTGGTATATCAATTACTTGGCGATTGCTAACgtatctacattttaatagtatgtatatggctattattaatataatagatagtatagccaaaattattgtaacatacAAAAGATTTGAATGTATGAACTGGTGTTTTTGACTTTGTTCTCTAATAACTTCTTCGTCTATCATTTGCTGAATCTCATCAAGTGATTTTGACACACTGTGCAGAtctgttaattgtattttgatgtattattcCATACATcgctcaatttatatttatgtatatgttcaggtattttattaaatatattttgtattttagtattaggtacaaaatctttataatttgtactcgAAATATCCTCTATAGGAGTCAACACTGCGTCACGTGTGAATACTTGACAATTTATGtctaatatagttattgcACCTGAAACCTTAACTTCTGAAAAAAGATTCGGGTAAATCTGTGCAACTTATTGTCAAAGTATCATCTCCAGCATGTATccatgtgtttttattaagaattctGTGGTAAATGTTTCTAAGTAATGAAAATTTGTTGATAGTACATCCCGTTTGAAATGCATCCGGtgctttaaatatttgcatttcaCATGgtgtattatcattgttatctaACATTGGCTGTGTAGCCTTGCATATTCTGTATATTGCTGTTTCAATGAAATCTTTTATCTCTTTTTCCGTGTAGGtagtaaattgttttctatcCTTAGTTATTGCAACGtaagtatatgtatttgtGGACATATACCATGAGTCAACTCCAtcttcaacaatttttattggtaaaggtattatattatataatgaaagttCTATGTCGACAACCAATGGTATTCttgtaataaataccaattgttcattttcatagtatacgcttatttttgtttttttaaaaattcacttaATTCTGATGCTTCTGTTCCCATAGGTATggcatattgttttttaattgttcgttCTGCTGTTTTCAATGTTGATGCAAGTTCTTGTGGTGTCATAAGACTTGGATGTATTAACCCCTCTCTTGCAGCTGTTATTATCTGTTCCAACGTTGAGGTTTCATACGCATActgattagttattatagtgtatagatTATGGACTTCGTCAGCcattaataaatctaatacgTCATCAGTTACATTCTGTAATTGCATCATTCTCTCATGTATTTTTGTTCTTTAGttgatatttctttatatagtGCCTCTGTTTGATTTAGTGAACTAGCAATCTTTTTAACTGCTGTTTTTACTACCGTTGTTTGCGATTTcactatatgtaaaatattagctCCTGTTTCTTCTGTTTGTTTGATTGCTTCTCTAGTTTTCTTTGCACATTTATCATAACATACaccaaataatgtatacattgcgTTACCCACAAAGTTTATTAATCCCCTTTTGtttcgtttattttcttgatatACATCGGTTTGATTAACTCTACCTCCTAATGACATATACAATCGTTGTTTTTGATAAGTTATTTCATCATATAAATcagttattactatttgatatttccCACACAAAACTATATGACGTTTGTCAGtgcatatatttgttatatttttcattttcaaacctAATAAGTCgtactttgtattatattccttAAGTGAAAAATACGTAACCAGTTTATACTCTGCTCCTATCACCTTAGTGGGGcctaaattttcataataaaaacctTGGATTGTTCATAgggtacatatgtatatattccgatgaatttatttcattagcaCTGTTAAGTCCAACCATCATCACCaatctaaaagtaaaattatatcttcatTATAGTACTACTTAATAACATTAGTTATATGGTTTGTTAGTTATtacatatcattaattattatttttttttttttacaaactcccttaatctattcatttatactatatattttaattaatcattgctttatcattataataccgttttacattattttatgtacggtAATGCCTCGTCGGCCACGttctataactatattttcatctCCTATTACTTCAATTACTTCATATGGTCCTAACCATAGTGaattaagtttgtttttatgtgcgttatcttttaaaagtaCTAAATCTTTCACGTGTATATTTACAGGATTCTCATTTTTGTCATATCGGTCCttactttttactttgtgTTCTATTAACTTCTCTCTCGCTAATTTATGCGACACTTGCATACTCTGtttcaaatcatataaataatcatcataattatattgtggctctggctcggattttaatttaattggtatTTCTAACGTACGCCCATACACTAACGCGTATGGTTGAAAATTAGTTGATGTATGTACCgttgaattatatacaaaaaatgcatATGGCAACAAATGatcccaattatttaaattcttatccaCATAATGTCTTAAGTACTCGGCCAAAGTTCTATGTGATCTTTCGAGACCTCCATTTGTCTGTGGTCTAAAAGGACtagtattaactttatttattttaacagtttgCAAACTTCCGTAAATGTTTTGCTAAGGAAATCCGTTCCCTGATCTGTCAATATCGTTCCCGGTATTCCATGTACACACacgaaatgtataacaaaagcTTCCGCGACCGTGTTTGCTTGATGATTAGGTATTGGTCCTAGCGTGTATTTAGATAAGTCATCttgcattgttaaaataattattactagacAAGGTCGTTGGTAATGGACctacaatatctaaaaatatttttcaaatggtttTGAACTTGTTGTGATGTAATAGCCATTGGTTGCTTTACATGccgatttgaaattttatttatttgacacgatgtacaattttttacgtACTTTTTAACATCATCTTTCATACCCTTCCATCTAAATTGCTTCTGTATgcgtttaatagttttattaacacCTAAATGACCTCATAGTTTAGAATCGTGAAACTGctttaatatagttactttCTCTTCTTCCGTATATTCTACGTTCGCACATACCATATATTTCGATCTTAGTGTTACGAAATATGTATCTTAACATTGACCTTACTTTTTCCCACTGTAGATCATCATTCATACCTAGTTTATTCATTGCTATTTtgtctaaattattttcctcACAAAACTGTTTCAAGTTCACTAAcgctatatacatattctCGTACGTTGACCTCTGACGatctttatttttcgttactaGAAATATTTATGCCGGTCATTCTGTACTACATACGGCGTATCGCCTATCACTTTACTAACTGGTAAAAATGAAGTAATTCCAAACTTACGTTTTATTTCGTAATTTATTCctgatgttaaattatattgtttcgcTATTTCTGTCACTATATGATACTCTACTGGCGACTCCAAAAGTGTACCTATAGCTTCTTTTACATTGCTATTAGTAATTAACTGTGTTTCCATTTTCCCAAGAAATTTCTCGTACGactcgtttttaattttttgtatcgaATACATACGACTTAACGCATCTACGTTAGAATTTTGCACCCCAGGTTTATATCGTATCTCATAATCATATTCTTCAAGTTGTATTCGCCAACGTGCTAACTTCGATAATGgattttttaagttgaaaagCCACGTCAAAGGGCGATGATcactaagtattataaatttccttccatataaatatggtcTAAACTGTTTTACCCCAAAAATTATAGCTAGACATTCTAACTCGGTTgtggaataattattttcacttttattcaACGTCCGTGACGCATAAGAGATTGGTAAGTCTTGACCTATTTCTCCCTGAGATAATATTGCCCCTAGTGCTTTATTACTCGCGTCCGTAGTTAATATGAAAGTCTTAGTGAAGTCTGGATATTTAAGTATTGGTTCAGAACATAAAGCTGATTTCAATTTATCGAATGATTTTtgacattcatcactccataaaaatttaatgtcttTCTTTAAAAGATTAGTTAAAGGTTTCGCAATTGcactatatgaatttataaatttcctaTAATACCCACTCAaacctaaaaatgatt
Coding sequences:
- the LOC126555129 gene encoding uncharacterized protein LOC126555129: MNSGKNSINSSSSDRVLRTRTTTTQPTSSKVLSPVTSTSTIDDVMSTLLSFRNDLTASNEKLSTAQTSQFKDLKSDLKKLSCLIADLKAENTALRNDVDSLMDKVAKLESGSTTNIASNTVSQVLQETFESERCSYNVLAYGVTESLSSNIAERIKDDKETFQKLLEENSIGPSHGSKYFRLGKARSDYVRPLKVIYTSKEDATKLIMSFAELKNQGVSITQGFRVVKDKTKLQRELLRSCHLEIDHRTSNGESGLSIKYVNGSPKVISDGSKNGVHPRRLTDPKSNAQIN
- the LOC126555127 gene encoding uncharacterized protein LOC126555127, with amino-acid sequence MTDVILIANVVRGGVLIGIRKDYPACYVKVPQLNVEHVFVRFTIGSCSFIVGGVYIPPLPPPLIYESHVSSIECLINTYPNDKFIICGDYNIPETKWDNDDYGIVYSYSSPARAPCIPESFTTNGFFQKNNIYNSTNSILDLVFCNDKDLIVEKSLDSLVPIDKYHPALNILLPFSLPVGRRFYNFCKGDYGNIRSFVSTFNWSSTLSQYDLDSAAHINYKSSLSINDYREFSLLRAKLKYETKICYRNFILRTETALSTKPNDFWKFVRNNRAKICIPKEVSYNELTYSNEQETANLFSDYFSSVYSTKRVDFDAKKIDISTYDLPNNATFSVEDVSHGLSSLENVWSIGPDGLSGHFLYELRTIIAYPLWLLFRRSLDEGVFPSMFKFSSVTPIPKSGSPSVVSLYRPISIQSHISKMFEHIVLNAIQPTVNSILAEEQHGFRPRRSTTTCNLVFNNYVFDSFQQRTQVDVIYIDFQKAFDSVNHNVLIHILKESGFGEPLLSWLRSFVSNRYQWVKVFDVKSNLFLASSGVPQGSHLSPILFSLFINNLHRVLHHCQFLCFADDIKLYLRVTTPDDCTKLQSDLDRFSNWINTLGLALNLDKCKIMTFTRSRSPIMSPYFINNIAITRTMDYVMDLGFKLSCNLDPTAHIEKNDDYLKYSPPLNASIKIVWTHNHTVDSCDALKFLRTKSETGGVGTTVDKQQLTIATLSESVERLERGLAEEKLRSTERVAQASCAYRGVSPKPSTSILSGENQKCPGKSQNHPVKTQGVSFESRWGNIRSRLAGENPRNREVSRVSGNRSGVSGEVSGRKDREVLQSNLSGGKRVHFADSLLIPQNELNMARASPGSLDADYYVTKIRLHPKFIFISL